The Cardiocondyla obscurior isolate alpha-2009 linkage group LG25, Cobs3.1, whole genome shotgun sequence genome has a segment encoding these proteins:
- the Flz gene encoding serine protease filzig → MRCTMVAEKGICLPFIFLTLTCVFSHSWTLRNEDRKLFGGYTIVPKACRPSLPSRIKSSEPAICMFNYECTRRNGEVVGACMDGFLFGACCQLPPKNSTNGSSDPPRTEELLNLHQIDHVPDIPILLNPDGTPVGMSVSPTGETTKINKPIVPSGGETIYTKIASSNEELSPDTANNAEKTQLPVQADVSHLTQDFPVLLGQQNIIDDLRLPGLLTHSDSNNDIQDHHDPINPIATLLNSDQVLQIADPVDQLPALFSHGISQNNHSDPETILLNENGTVLEEANNPDEIFRPSATEMPIDKMTQNESTWIKFSEKPASSAVESTSMVTNMPVVTQLYTNVQKLTSDLPSTPWTFEKTNTIEKKISTKMATDSINIETTTPMTSSSKDDLVKVQTIIYDSPSGNKKKDDVLDKEEIAINHIISILNDTTPISDVSVTLPVPNSSPIQAWVSIDETSKPTHHIKVSSSSYQPTTPVSSTFPYSFYKPGSLQPKPSSAYYNYELVPTKTTYASHYPTSSGPYGSRPATQTYSGASSSSFINNRPTTNPPAPTVIVLGPLGTSFTTQTTQKPITRKPSGTTKPAPILIKTTPVRPITLITKKPSVSTTITHNISTVISNVANNNVVSTSYISVNLKDGTSAKPTVDVSTESIATETANTKVRPSTKKPVIWTTVSSWSSKPTFNLKPSTSGANWSNNNLKPVNNVIFKDTVNKATTAAPCEDETAAPDDLINFPPVRNPNLNISKPISQQEKPTIVETYNNTGYPDIELISEHDIPTPTFVEDDVLTNKVDAFVNKLVESLQGTFENLQEMVYNGSRNGTVETSTTSTVTRRPTSENTTTRRPTRKPATRPSSSSSVATTKRPSATTKRPTRTTQKPTSTSEKPTKATSRPKPSTSQNATTKRPPVTTKRPKPTRKPPTTSPSSTQAITPEEPSPNTTASSVAETDAEPNFRTQCGVRPLVSRSGKIVGGKGAQFGEWPWQVLIREATWLGLFTKNKCGGVLITDKYVITAAHCQPGFLASLVAVFGEFDISGELEPKRSITKNVRRVIVNRGYDPATFENDLALLELESPVQFDEHIVPICMPDDGVDFTGRMATVTGWGRLKYNGGVPSVLQEVQVPIMENSVCQEMFQTAKQSKLILDSFLCAGYANGQKDSCEGDSGGPLVMDRADGRWFLVGTVSHGIKCAAPYLPGVYMRTSYFKPWLHSITGV, encoded by the exons ATGGTTGCTGAGAAAGGTATCTGTCTGCCGTTCATCTTCCTTACTCTAACATGCGTCTTCTCGCATTCCTGGACGCTTCGAAATGAAG ACAGAAAGCTGTTTGGCGGCTACACGATAGTGCCGAAGGCGTGCCGGCCGTCGTTACCGTCGCGTATCAAGTCGAGCGAACCGGCGATATGTATGTTTAATTACGAATGCACACGGCGTAACGGCGAGGTCGTCGGCGCCTGCATGGATGGCTTCCTCTTCGGTGCGTGCTGCCAATTACCGCCGAAGAACTCGACGAACGGTAGCAGCGATCCGCCCAGAACCGAAGAGCTTCTCAATTTGCATCAGATCGACCACGTACCCGACATACCTATTCTACTGAATCCAGATGGTACGCCGGTTGGTATGTCGGTGTCGCCGACCGGCGAAACCACGAAGATTAACAAACCAATTGTCCCGAGCGGCGGCGAAACGATATATACGAAAATTGCGAGTTCGAATGAGGAATTGTCACCCGATACGGCAAACAACGCCGAAAAAACGCAGTTGCCTGTGCAGGCGGATGTAAGTCACTTGACTCAAGATTTTCCGGTGCTTCTGGGTCAACAGAACATTATCGATGACTTGCGATTGCCAGGATTATTGACGCATTCAGATTCTAATAACGATATTCAAGATCATCATGATCCGATAAATCCAATCGCtacgttattaaattccgATCAAGTCTTGCAAATAGCGGACCCAGTCGACCAGCTTCCGGCGCTGTTCTCGCATGGAATAAGCCAAAATAATCATAGTGATCCAGAGACGATATTATTGAACGAGAATGGCACCGTGCTCGAAGAAGCGAATAATCCAGACGAGATTTTCCGACCATCCGCCACCGAAATGCCAATTGATAAAATGACGCAAAATGAAAGTACGTGGATTAAATTTTCGGAGAAACCAGCGTCTTCCGCTGTGGAGTCGACGTCCATGGTAACAAATATGCCCGTGGTAACACAACTATACACAAACGTGCAAAAGCTTACGAGCGATCTACCTAGCACTCCGTGGACGTTCGAGAAGACGAATactattgaaaaaaaaatatctacaaaaATGGCAACGGattcaataaatattgaaactaCCACGCCAATGACTTCCTCCAGCAAAGATGACTTGGTGAAAGTACAGACTATTATATACGACTCGCCATCGGGtaacaagaaaaaagatgACGTTCTCGACAAAGAAGAAATTGCCATTAATCATATAATCTCTATTTTGAACGATACCACGCCGATTTCGGACGTATCAGTGACTCTTCCGGTTCCCAATTCCTCGCCGATTCAAGCTTGGGTGAGTATCGACGAAACCTCGAAGCCGACTCATCACATTAAAGTCAGTTCTTCGAGTTATCAACCCACAACGCCCGTATCCTCGACTTTTCCGTACAGTTTTTACAAACCTGGTTCTCTGCAGCCTAAACCTTCTTCGGCGTACTACAATTACGAGCTCGTACCCACTAAGACGACTTACGCGTCGCATTATCCGACGTCGAGCGGCCCATACGGCTCACGACCTGCCACGCAAACCTACTCCGGCGCTTCGAGTAGCAGCTTCATCAACAACCGACCTACGACGAACCCGCCGGCGCCGACGGTGATAGTCCTCGGACCGCTTGGTACGAGCTTTACTACGCAAACTACTCAGAAACCTATCACGAGGAAGCCTTCGGGCACGACCAAGCCTGCTCCAATTTTGATTAAAACCACTCCCGTTAGACCTATCACGCTGATCACCAAGAAACCAAGCGTGTCTACTACCATAACTCACAATATCAGCACCGTCATTTCCAACGTAGCCAACAACAACGTGGTCTCCACTAGCTATATAAGCGTTAACCTAAAGGACGGTACTAGCGCGAAGCCAACAGTCGACGTTAGCACCGAATCGATCGCGACGGAAACCGCGAATACGAAAGTTCGCCCGAGCACGAAGAAGCCTGTAATATGGACCACGGTCTCATCGTGGTCAAGCAAGCCTACGTTTAATCTAAAACCGTCGACGTCTGGCGCAAATTGGTCTAACAATAATCTAAAGCCGGTTAATAAcgttatatttaaagatactGTGAACAAAGCTACCACAGCTGCGCCTTGCGAGGATGAAACTGCGGCGCCAGACGACCTCATTAATTTCCCGCCAGTGCGCAATCcaaatcttaatatttccaaacCAATCTCACAGCAAGAAAAGCCAACAATCGTCGAAACATATAATAACACCGGATATCCGGATATCGAATTAATCAGCGAGCACGATATTCCGACACCCACGTTCGTCGAGGACGACGTGCTGACGAACAAAGTAGACGCTTTCGTTAACAAACTCGTCGAGTCGCTGCAGGGTACCTTTGAG aaTTTACAAGAAATGGTCTACAATGGGTCTCGAAATGGCACTGTAGAAACTTCAACAACGTCTACCGTAACGAGAAGACCAACGAGTGAGAACACTACGACAAGAAGACCTACGCGAAAACCAGCAACTaggccgtcgtcgtcgtcgtcggtggcGACGACGAAAAGGCCGTCCGCTACCACGAAGAGACCTACTCGTACCACTCAGAAACCAACGTCGACGTCCGAGAAACCGACGAAAGCGACTTCGAGACCTAAGCCAAGCACATCGCAGAACGCCACGACGAAAAGGCCCCCGGTAACAACGAAACGTCCGAAACCGACCAGGAAACCTCCGACTACGTCGCCTAGCAGCACGCAAGCAATCACGCCGGAAGAACCGAGTCCGAACACGACTGCAAGCAGCGTTGCAGAAACGGATGCTGAGCCAAACTTTCGGACTC AATGCGGCGTGAGACCATTGGTCTCGAGATCAGGAAAAATAGTTGGCGGAAAAGGCGCGCAGTTCGGAGAATGGCCATGGCAGGTTTTGATTCGCGAGGCGACCTGGCTCGGCCTGTTCACGAAGAATAAATGCGGAGGCGTACTTATCACTGATAAGTATGTGATAACAGCAGCCCATTGTCAACCAGG CTTTCTAGCTTCCTTGGTCGCGGTGTTCGGTGAATTCGACATTTCGGGGGAATTGGAGCCGAAACGTAGCATAACGAAAAACGTTCGCCGCGTAATCGTGAACCGCGGCTACGATCCGGCGACATTCGAGAATGACCTGGCGCTTCTGGAGCTAGAATCACCGGTACAGTTCGACGAGCACATCGTACCGATTTGTATGCCGGATGACGGCGTCGACTTCACCGGCCGAATGGCAACAGTCACCGGCTGGGGCCGACTTAAATACA ATGGTGGCGTGCCGTCGGTGTTGCAAGAGGTACAAGTGCCTATAATGGAGAACTCGGTTTGCCAGGAGATGTTTCAAACCGCTAAACAGTCGAAATTGATTTTGGACAGCTTCCTCTGTGCTGGATATGCTAATGGACAGAAGGACTCTTGCGAG GGTGATAGTGGTGGCCCGCTAGTAATGGACCGAGCAGACGGCAGATGGTTCCTAGTCGGGACCGTTTCTCATGGTATTAAATGTGCGGCCCCGTATCTACCGGGTGTGTACATGAGGACAAGTTATTTCAAACCCTGGCTACACAGCATCACCGGAGTCTGA